Proteins encoded by one window of Amaranthus tricolor cultivar Red isolate AtriRed21 chromosome 4, ASM2621246v1, whole genome shotgun sequence:
- the LOC130810570 gene encoding UDP-glucuronate 4-epimerase 3-like, with amino-acid sequence MPHNHIDNTPSTPGKFKMEKSPYIHHHHRLRWHSTPLVKLTFWSFIFLGLILIFFFRSSSSTPSSSSGIADSTRRSLRTFSWGGPSWEKRVRNSARVRAANGFSVLVTGAAGFVGTHVSSALKRRGDGVLGLDNFNDYYDPSLKRARQALLERSGVFIVEGDINDQALLKKLFEVVAFTHVMHLAAQAGVRYAMQNPGSYIHSNIAGFVNLLEVCKSANPQPAIVWASSSSVYGLNTKVPFSEKDRTDQPASLYAATKKAGEEIAHTYNHIYGLSLTGLRFFTVYGPWGRPDMAYFFFTKDILKGKSIPIFEAVNHGTVARDFTYIDDIVKGCLGALDTAEKSTGSGGKKTGPAQLRVFNLGNTSPVPVSDLVSILERLLKVKAKKMVTKLPRNGDVQYTHANISYAQRELGYKPTTDLQSGLKKFVRWYISYYKPGGKKSAV; translated from the coding sequence ATGCCTCATAATCATATAGATAATACCCCATCAACACCAGGAAAGTTCAAGATGGAGAAATCTCCATACATTCATCATCACCATCGTTTGAGATGGCATTCAACTCCCCTCGTGAAATTGACTTTCTGGTCATTCATATTTCTTGGTCTCATATTAATCTTCTTTTTCAGATCATCTTCCtcaacaccatcatcatcatcaggaATTGCAGATTCCACCCGACGTTCTCTCCGAACCTTCTCATGGGGCGGCCCATCTTGGGAGAAACGGGTCCGAAACTCTGCTCGGGTGCGAGCTGCAAATGGGTTCTCTGTATTAGTCACAGGTGCGGCTGGATTTGTCGGTACCCATGTATCTTCTGCCTTGAAAAGAAGAGGTGATGGTGTATTGGGTTTAGATAATTTCAATGATTATTACGATCCATCATTGAAGAGAGCTAGACAAGCTTTATTAGAAAGAAGTGGGGTTTTTATTGTAGAGGGAGATATAAACGATCAAGCTTTATTGAAGAAATTATTTGAAGTAGTGGCTTTTACTCATGTGATGCATTTGGCTGCACAAGCTGGGGTTAGGTATGCAATGCAAAACCCTGGTTCTTATATTCATAGTAATATTGCTGGTTTTGTTAATTTACTTGAAGTTTGTAAATCTGCAAATCCACAACCTGCGATTGTGTGGGCATCATCTAGTTCTGTTTATGGATTAAATACAAAAGTACCCTTTTCTGAAAAAGATAGAACAGATCAACCTGCTAGTTTATATGCTGCAACTAAGAAAGCTGGGGAAGAAATTGCACATACTTATAATCATATATATGGACTTTCACTTACTGGCTTGAGATTCTTTACAGTTTATGGACCTTGGGGTAGACCAGATATGGCTTATTTTTTCTTTACCAAGGATATATTGAAAGGGAAATCAATACCCATCTTTGAGGCTGTGAATCATGGCACTGTAGCTAGGGATTTTACCTATATTGATGATATTGTGAAAGGGTGTTTAGGTGCATTAGATACGGCTGAGAAGAGTACTGGTAGTGGGGGAAAAAAGACTGGCCCTGCTCAATTGAGGGTGTTTAATTTGGGTAATACATCACCTGTCCCGGTTTCTGATCTTGTTTCAATATTGGAGAGGCTTTTGAAGGTTAAGGCTAAGAAAATGGTGACGAAATTACCTAGAAATGGAGATGTGCAATACACACATGCTAACATTAGCTATGCTCAGAGGGAGCTTGGGTATAAGCCTACCACTGATTTGCAGAGTGGATTAAAGAAGTTTGTTAGATGGTACATCAGTTATTATAAACCAGGAGGGAAGAAGAGTGCCGTTTGA